A single genomic interval of Halorubrum aethiopicum harbors:
- a CDS encoding nucleotide-binding protein: MATVYAVASAKGGVGKTTTTAAIATILAEAGADVVAIDADVGMANLADALGMVPGETTVHDVLAGRADPSEAVHDGPAGLRVVPGDPDLDAYAAADPTELGGVIEAFADADYVFLDAGAGLSHDSTLPIGLADETLLVSTPDRSALGDTEKTRQLAERIGGRVAGAAITRVGGDEDESAGLDDADETGDPESPTVDIVDEILATDVLARIPEDPTVARASTAGEPLSVFDPDAPATRAYRELTRALTGTAIAEPEAEAESDEDAEAESDEEAEVGSAEDPETEGAEDADRDDDADDADDTGDADDGDDAGDTDDEAQDAEPGAIVEDAEEGEEEAAVDAAADASTEDGGDARDTGGTPGSELIDEAEPDPDDAADVDADEEDASDADDDDADDEEDGEGDVGDEREGDDADEEGLEGSVPFRDDDGAMDTALTGGTDEDRESGAGGDETEGEDEDGDDEDGDDEKRGFFGRLLGR, encoded by the coding sequence CGACGTGGGCATGGCGAACCTCGCCGACGCGCTGGGGATGGTCCCCGGCGAGACGACGGTCCACGACGTGCTCGCCGGGCGCGCGGACCCGAGCGAGGCCGTCCACGACGGCCCCGCCGGACTGCGGGTCGTGCCGGGCGACCCCGACCTCGACGCGTACGCGGCCGCCGATCCGACCGAGCTCGGCGGGGTGATCGAGGCGTTCGCGGACGCCGACTACGTGTTCCTCGACGCGGGCGCGGGGCTCTCCCACGACTCGACGCTCCCGATCGGGCTGGCCGACGAGACGCTCCTCGTCTCCACGCCCGACCGGAGCGCGCTCGGCGACACGGAGAAGACCCGACAGCTGGCCGAGCGCATCGGCGGGCGCGTCGCCGGCGCGGCGATCACCCGCGTCGGCGGCGACGAGGACGAGTCCGCGGGGCTCGACGACGCCGACGAGACGGGCGACCCGGAGAGCCCGACCGTCGACATCGTCGACGAGATCCTCGCGACGGACGTGCTCGCGCGGATCCCCGAGGACCCGACGGTCGCCCGGGCGAGCACCGCCGGCGAGCCCCTCTCGGTCTTCGACCCGGACGCGCCCGCGACCCGCGCGTACCGCGAACTGACGCGGGCGTTGACCGGCACCGCGATCGCGGAACCGGAGGCGGAGGCGGAATCCGACGAGGACGCGGAGGCGGAATCCGACGAGGAGGCCGAAGTCGGCTCCGCGGAGGACCCGGAGACGGAGGGAGCCGAGGACGCCGACCGCGACGACGACGCGGATGACGCGGACGATACAGGCGACGCGGACGATGGGGATGACGCGGGCGACACGGACGACGAGGCCCAGGACGCGGAACCGGGAGCGATCGTCGAGGACGCCGAGGAGGGCGAGGAGGAGGCGGCGGTCGACGCGGCGGCGGACGCCTCGACGGAGGACGGCGGCGACGCCCGTGACACCGGCGGGACGCCGGGGTCGGAGCTCATCGACGAGGCGGAGCCGGATCCAGACGACGCGGCTGACGTCGACGCCGACGAGGAGGACGCCAGCGATGCCGACGACGATGACGCAGACGACGAAGAGGACGGCGAGGGGGACGTTGGAGACGAGCGAGAGGGGGACGACGCCGACGAGGAGGGCCTCGAGGGGAGCGTCCCGTTCCGCGACGACGACGGAGCGATGGACACCGCGCTCACGGGCGGGACGGACGAGGACCGGGAGTCGGGAGCCGGCGGAGACGAGACGGAAGGGGAAGACGAGGACGGGGACGACGAGGACGGAGACGACGAGAAGCGCGGGTTCTTCGGGCGGCTGCTCGGTCGGTGA
- a CDS encoding transcriptional regulator has protein sequence MSRTALIENVTAMLEDAGFLVSDRCAVRPKSFDVATRRDEDLLLLKILGNVDALDAATGAEMRRLGEYLEATPMVIGIRTRDEELKPGVVYFRHGVPVINPDTAYELFIEGMPPLIYAAPGGLYVSLDGDLLADEREERGWSLGRLATELGVSRRTVSKYEDGMNASIEVAIQLEELFDEPFSSPVDVLEGADDVRDADPTPSAPDADPDDEHVVHVLTSAGFTVHPTARAPFKAVSEDEDDPVMRLLTGHSAFTAAAEKRARIMSSIGEVAHTRSVYFTEESEDRESVDGTAIVSCEEIDDVNDPELIRELIRDRAEAPSEA, from the coding sequence ATGTCCCGGACTGCGCTGATCGAGAACGTCACCGCGATGCTGGAGGACGCGGGGTTCCTCGTCAGCGACCGGTGTGCGGTCCGGCCCAAGAGCTTCGACGTGGCCACCCGGCGCGACGAGGACCTGCTGCTCCTCAAGATCCTCGGCAACGTCGACGCGCTCGACGCGGCGACCGGCGCGGAGATGCGGCGGCTCGGCGAGTACCTCGAGGCGACGCCGATGGTGATCGGGATCCGAACCCGCGACGAGGAGCTGAAGCCGGGCGTCGTCTACTTCAGACACGGCGTGCCGGTGATCAACCCGGACACCGCCTACGAGCTGTTCATCGAGGGGATGCCGCCGCTCATCTACGCGGCCCCCGGCGGCCTCTACGTCAGCCTCGACGGCGACCTGCTCGCCGACGAGCGCGAGGAGCGCGGCTGGTCGCTCGGCCGGCTCGCGACCGAACTCGGCGTCTCCCGGCGCACCGTCTCGAAGTACGAGGACGGCATGAACGCCTCCATCGAGGTGGCGATCCAGCTCGAGGAGCTGTTCGACGAGCCGTTCTCCAGCCCCGTGGACGTCTTGGAGGGGGCCGACGACGTCCGCGACGCGGACCCGACCCCCTCCGCGCCCGACGCCGACCCGGACGACGAACACGTCGTCCACGTGCTCACGAGCGCCGGATTCACCGTCCACCCGACCGCCCGCGCGCCGTTCAAGGCCGTCTCCGAGGACGAGGACGACCCCGTGATGCGGCTGCTCACCGGCCACTCGGCGTTCACCGCCGCGGCGGAGAAGCGCGCGCGGATCATGTCCTCGATCGGCGAGGTGGCACACACCCGCTCCGTCTACTTCACGGAGGAGTCGGAGGACCGGGAGTCCGTCGACGGCACCGCGATCGTCTCCTGTGAGGAGATCGACGACGTCAACGACCCCGAGCTGATCCGCGAGCTGATCCGCGACCGCGCGGAAGCGCCCTCCGAGGCGTAG
- a CDS encoding tRNA(Ile)(2)-agmatinylcytidine synthase, which produces MPIVAVDDTDSRDRGMCTTYVGVRLGARLEAAGGEVSRRLLVRLNPAVKHKTRGNAAVALHVEGVDADETFRIAGKTVREFAAAEDPRTSPGVVVADVAVDPAGTDADAGLVDGVDDLSTRIPGDVASFARRALRERLALADALALADRHGFRHAGFGSGGADGDGTPGRGRIGALAAVGAPAAHDEWTFERISYRELDRCGTPREVDAESVFAAADEAYPTVWDTVDRGTGEAVCVPNAPGPILHGIRGDDPGACRRVADAIASEPVERAATFLTNQGTDAHLADGSLGDLRDGAGYRVTGVVADDPETKRGGHVHVAVAAALDDDASPELRAVAFAPTGRFRDRVRALRPGDRVTLCGEHEVRDGGSGPSGTLKLEKFAVRDLVRTEPTTPTCPECGRRMSSAGRDQGYRCRDCDTAAPGKIEATIERDLEPGWYEVPPSARRHVAKPLVRGGFDAPVHPER; this is translated from the coding sequence ATGCCGATCGTCGCCGTCGACGACACCGACTCGCGGGACCGCGGCATGTGTACCACGTACGTCGGGGTCCGGCTCGGAGCGCGGCTCGAGGCGGCCGGCGGGGAAGTTTCGCGGCGGCTGCTCGTGCGACTCAACCCGGCGGTGAAACACAAGACCCGGGGGAACGCCGCGGTCGCGCTCCACGTCGAGGGCGTCGACGCCGACGAGACGTTCCGGATCGCCGGGAAGACCGTTCGGGAGTTCGCGGCCGCCGAGGACCCGCGGACCTCCCCGGGCGTCGTGGTCGCCGACGTCGCCGTCGATCCCGCCGGAACCGACGCCGACGCGGGGCTCGTCGACGGCGTGGACGACCTCTCGACGCGGATCCCCGGCGACGTCGCGTCGTTCGCCCGCCGGGCGCTCCGCGAGCGCCTGGCGCTCGCCGACGCCCTCGCGCTCGCGGACCGACACGGGTTCCGCCACGCCGGGTTCGGCTCCGGCGGCGCGGACGGCGACGGGACGCCGGGCCGCGGGCGGATCGGCGCGCTCGCCGCCGTCGGCGCGCCCGCCGCCCACGACGAGTGGACGTTCGAGCGGATCTCCTACCGCGAGCTCGACCGCTGCGGGACGCCCCGGGAGGTCGACGCCGAGAGCGTCTTCGCCGCCGCCGACGAGGCGTATCCGACCGTGTGGGACACCGTCGACCGCGGGACCGGGGAGGCCGTCTGCGTGCCGAACGCGCCGGGACCGATCCTCCACGGCATCCGCGGCGACGACCCGGGCGCGTGCCGGCGGGTCGCCGACGCGATCGCGAGCGAGCCGGTCGAGCGCGCCGCGACGTTCCTGACGAACCAGGGAACCGACGCCCACCTCGCGGACGGGAGCCTCGGCGACCTCCGCGACGGCGCGGGCTACCGGGTGACGGGCGTCGTCGCCGACGATCCGGAGACGAAGCGGGGGGGACACGTCCACGTCGCGGTCGCCGCGGCACTCGATGACGACGCCAGCCCGGAACTCCGGGCGGTCGCGTTCGCGCCGACCGGGCGGTTCCGTGACCGCGTGCGCGCGCTTCGTCCGGGCGACCGCGTGACGCTGTGCGGCGAACACGAGGTCCGCGATGGCGGGTCGGGGCCGTCGGGAACGCTGAAACTCGAGAAGTTCGCCGTCCGCGACCTCGTGCGGACGGAACCGACCACGCCGACCTGTCCGGAGTGCGGGCGGCGGATGTCGTCTGCCGGACGGGACCAGGGGTATCGCTGTCGCGACTGCGACACCGCCGCGCCCGGAAAGATCGAGGCGACGATCGAGCGGGACCTCGAGCCGGGGTGGTACGAGGTCCCGCCGAGCGCCCGCAGACACGTGGCGAAGCCGCTCGTCCGCGGCGGGTTCGACGCGCCGGTCCACCCGGAGCGGTAG
- a CDS encoding VOC family protein: MSGIVFYATENHDAVVDFYRDRLGMEIWLEQPDCTILRHGNLLVGFCDRDRTDDCGIVTVVYPDRSGVDDAHDRLGDAAEEEPHENETYDIYQFFAADPDGRTVECQAFLDGEVELP, translated from the coding sequence ATGTCCGGGATCGTCTTCTACGCGACGGAGAACCACGACGCAGTGGTCGACTTCTACCGCGATCGACTGGGGATGGAGATCTGGCTCGAACAGCCCGACTGTACGATACTCCGCCACGGAAACCTCCTCGTCGGCTTCTGCGACCGGGACCGGACCGACGACTGCGGGATTGTGACGGTCGTGTATCCGGATCGCTCGGGGGTCGACGACGCCCACGACCGCCTCGGTGACGCCGCGGAGGAGGAGCCACACGAGAACGAGACCTACGACATCTACCAGTTCTTCGCCGCCGACCCCGACGGACGGACCGTCGAGTGTCAGGCGTTCCTCGACGGGGAGGTGGAGCTTCCCTGA
- a CDS encoding DUF7543 family protein has protein sequence MGWSLGREDATITEWERSDGYATVRLRERGDGRFVVRLDVMEQAADDRAYDRVVLDERDAAEERAAAWREERDLD, from the coding sequence ATGGGCTGGTCTCTCGGTCGGGAGGACGCGACGATCACGGAGTGGGAGCGCTCGGACGGGTACGCCACGGTCCGGCTCCGCGAGCGGGGGGACGGCCGGTTCGTCGTGCGCCTCGACGTGATGGAGCAGGCGGCCGACGACCGCGCGTACGACCGGGTCGTCCTCGACGAGCGCGACGCGGCCGAGGAGCGGGCCGCGGCGTGGCGCGAGGAACGCGACCTCGACTGA
- a CDS encoding aminopeptidase P family protein, which produces MTDDAYATRRERAGERLRAIGADGMVCFPSRNLQYLTGFEAEPGERHFLLVVPADGDPSLLVPALYGAQVREETGVADVRTWADGDDPRTAVRDLLEAHDLREGRLLVDDTMWARFTQDLRAVAPDAEWGLASEALADLRVRKDGTELAALRAAAGAADATVEDLRDLGADAVGMTERDLAEWIGDRLAAHGGEGTSFETIVGAGENGAKPHHGHGDREIRAGDPVVLDFGTRVDGYPSDQTRTLVFAGEPPDEYETVHQVVEEAQAAAVDAVEPGATAAAVDRAARDVIEEAGYGDAFVHRTGHGVGLDVHEEPYVVAGNDRELEPGMVFSVEPGIYLEGRFGCRIEDLVVVTDEDAERLNATDRGWR; this is translated from the coding sequence ATGACCGACGACGCGTACGCGACCCGCCGCGAGCGGGCGGGCGAGCGGCTCCGGGCGATCGGGGCCGACGGGATGGTCTGTTTTCCGAGCCGCAACCTCCAGTACCTCACCGGGTTCGAGGCCGAACCGGGCGAGCGCCACTTCCTGCTCGTCGTCCCCGCGGACGGGGACCCGAGCCTGCTCGTCCCGGCGCTGTACGGGGCCCAGGTCCGCGAGGAGACGGGCGTCGCCGACGTGCGGACCTGGGCGGACGGCGACGACCCGCGGACCGCGGTCCGGGACCTGCTGGAGGCACACGACCTCCGCGAGGGGCGGCTCCTCGTCGATGACACGATGTGGGCGCGGTTCACCCAGGACCTCCGGGCGGTCGCGCCGGACGCGGAGTGGGGGCTCGCGAGCGAGGCGCTCGCCGACCTCCGGGTCCGCAAGGACGGGACGGAACTGGCCGCGTTGCGGGCGGCGGCCGGGGCCGCGGACGCGACCGTCGAGGACCTCCGGGACCTCGGGGCCGACGCGGTCGGGATGACCGAACGCGACCTGGCGGAGTGGATCGGCGACCGGCTGGCGGCCCACGGCGGCGAGGGGACCTCCTTCGAGACCATCGTGGGCGCGGGCGAGAACGGCGCGAAACCGCACCACGGCCACGGCGACCGGGAGATCCGCGCCGGCGACCCGGTCGTCCTCGACTTCGGGACGCGCGTCGACGGCTACCCCTCCGACCAGACGCGGACGCTCGTGTTCGCGGGCGAGCCGCCGGACGAGTACGAGACGGTCCACCAGGTCGTCGAGGAGGCGCAGGCGGCCGCGGTCGACGCCGTCGAACCGGGCGCGACCGCGGCCGCCGTCGACCGGGCCGCCAGAGACGTGATCGAGGAGGCGGGATACGGCGACGCGTTCGTCCACCGCACCGGCCACGGCGTCGGACTCGACGTCCACGAGGAGCCGTACGTCGTGGCGGGCAACGACCGGGAGCTGGAACCGGGGATGGTCTTCTCCGTCGAGCCGGGGATCTACCTCGAGGGACGGTTCGGCTGTCGGATCGAGGACCTCGTCGTCGTCACGGACGAGGACGCGGAGCGGCTGAACGCGACCGACCGCGGGTGGCGGTGA
- a CDS encoding DUF5789 family protein, producing the protein MSDTDEEETEAEGDAEPAVELGDGPDVAGEPVARVASRLTWPATRSDVRAQEGDATVRTPDGPATLDEILAESDVPLFESRGEFHEAVEDVIGSGPVATE; encoded by the coding sequence ATGAGCGACACCGACGAGGAGGAGACGGAGGCCGAAGGGGACGCCGAGCCCGCCGTCGAACTCGGCGACGGCCCCGACGTCGCGGGCGAGCCGGTCGCCCGCGTCGCCTCCCGGCTCACGTGGCCCGCGACCCGAAGCGACGTGCGCGCACAGGAGGGCGACGCCACCGTCCGGACCCCCGACGGACCGGCGACCCTGGACGAGATCCTCGCCGAGTCCGACGTGCCCCTCTTCGAGAGCCGCGGCGAGTTTCACGAGGCGGTCGAGGACGTGATCGGGAGCGGCCCGGTCGCCACCGAGTGA
- a CDS encoding DUF302 domain-containing protein: MTLPFDPDDLDGDDFGEKRATLEMDHEAAIEHVREVCADVGFGFPVEFSPSEMLNEKVDAGRDPYYVLGACNPAVADRALDATDGRIGSLFPCNMVIEQVEPGEQVVHHVSIMKIARLLGLPSDDAEMDAIIEETGEMVGEVFERLDD, translated from the coding sequence ATGACGCTCCCGTTCGACCCGGACGACCTGGACGGCGACGACTTCGGCGAGAAGCGCGCGACCCTGGAGATGGACCACGAGGCGGCGATCGAACACGTCCGCGAGGTCTGTGCGGACGTGGGGTTCGGCTTCCCCGTCGAGTTCTCCCCCTCGGAGATGCTGAACGAGAAGGTCGACGCGGGCCGCGACCCCTACTACGTCCTCGGCGCGTGCAACCCCGCCGTGGCCGACCGCGCGCTCGACGCCACGGACGGCCGGATCGGCTCGCTGTTCCCGTGTAACATGGTGATAGAGCAGGTCGAGCCCGGCGAGCAGGTCGTCCACCACGTCTCGATCATGAAGATCGCGCGGCTGCTCGGGCTCCCGAGCGACGACGCGGAGATGGACGCGATAATCGAGGAGACCGGCGAGATGGTCGGCGAGGTCTTCGAGCGGCTCGACGACTGA
- the nreA gene encoding DNA repair protein NreA, which translates to MRLDDYLEFEANERAERRRLAREKDYGILDHLDSFERRFDAEVSDDAVVGSVSPSIFVGRSDYPNVSTGLLSPVGREERADSFRTSGAWYDEGVSIADVFERRTSLLNANRGVDVTDVGASGVGTGGSGSDGASVHDAWDGWLGVQREVAIADRPVDVEIGLDGTPDLDFEVGLEDVKTPTGPRAAAREAALGENPHVPRPVKKTLEDDDWRAEGAMTYLYRRGFDVYEINTILSAGALGRGRNRRLVPTRWSITAVDDTIGKFLRGSIRDEPSIDRIEVHRNEYLGNAFWVILVPGNWEYELVELKAPGSIWNPDPDAGIYLAAASEGREGRTGYVEETAGAYYAARLGVLEHLHERGRQAKVLVCRHVSDDYWGPVGVWQVREAVRNAFEGERGTAETFGEAVRGVTDHLPISLGRLRRKSTMAAGLQANLADFTDRDG; encoded by the coding sequence ATGCGGCTCGACGACTACCTCGAGTTCGAGGCGAACGAGCGCGCCGAGCGCCGGCGGCTCGCCCGCGAGAAGGACTACGGGATACTCGACCACCTCGACTCCTTCGAGCGGCGGTTCGATGCGGAGGTCTCCGACGACGCGGTCGTCGGCAGCGTCTCCCCATCGATCTTCGTCGGCCGCTCCGACTACCCGAACGTCTCGACCGGGTTGCTCTCGCCGGTCGGCCGCGAGGAGCGCGCCGACAGCTTCCGGACCTCCGGCGCGTGGTACGACGAGGGCGTGTCGATCGCGGACGTCTTCGAGCGCCGGACCAGCCTCCTCAACGCCAACCGCGGCGTCGACGTGACCGATGTCGGGGCCAGCGGAGTCGGGACCGGGGGCTCCGGGAGCGACGGGGCGAGCGTCCACGACGCGTGGGACGGCTGGCTCGGCGTCCAGCGCGAGGTCGCGATCGCGGACCGCCCGGTCGATGTCGAGATCGGGCTCGACGGCACCCCCGACCTCGACTTCGAGGTCGGCCTCGAGGACGTGAAGACGCCCACCGGCCCGCGGGCGGCGGCGCGGGAGGCGGCGCTCGGCGAGAACCCGCACGTCCCGCGGCCGGTGAAGAAGACGCTCGAGGACGACGACTGGCGCGCCGAGGGCGCGATGACGTACCTCTACCGCCGCGGGTTCGACGTGTACGAGATCAACACGATCCTCTCCGCGGGCGCGCTCGGGCGCGGGCGAAACCGCCGGCTCGTGCCGACGCGCTGGTCGATCACCGCCGTCGACGACACGATCGGGAAGTTCCTTCGCGGGTCGATCCGCGACGAGCCCTCGATCGACCGGATCGAGGTCCACCGCAACGAGTACCTCGGCAACGCCTTCTGGGTGATCCTCGTCCCCGGCAACTGGGAGTACGAGCTGGTCGAGCTGAAAGCGCCCGGCTCGATCTGGAACCCCGACCCCGACGCCGGGATCTACCTCGCGGCCGCGAGCGAGGGCCGCGAGGGCCGGACGGGGTACGTCGAGGAGACCGCGGGCGCGTACTACGCCGCCCGCCTCGGCGTTTTAGAGCACCTCCACGAGCGCGGGCGGCAGGCGAAGGTCCTCGTCTGTCGACACGTCTCCGACGACTACTGGGGGCCGGTCGGCGTCTGGCAGGTGCGCGAGGCCGTCCGGAACGCCTTCGAGGGCGAACGCGGGACCGCCGAGACGTTCGGCGAGGCGGTCCGTGGCGTCACTGACCACCTCCCGATCTCGCTCGGGCGCCTCCGGCGGAAGTCGACGATGGCGGCGGGGCTCCAGGCCAACCTCGCGGACTTCACCGATCGGGACGGGTGA
- a CDS encoding transcription initiation factor IIB yields the protein MTRPTRQRDHDRQRVRDEDVEGSETDEVDVEEVDPAELDPDDLDPAELTRTADGELIHEETGIIIEEEQIDPGPEWRAFNHSERQSKSRVGAPTTKTMHDKGLTTTIDWKDKDAYGRSISSKKRSQMHRLRKWQERIRTKDAGERNLQFALSEIDRMASALGVPRSVREVASVIYRRALSEDLIRGRSIEGVSTAALYAACRKEGIPRSLEEISDVSRVDRKEIGRTYRYISQELGLEMRPVDPQKYVPRFSSELGLSEEVQSKANEIIETTAEQGLLSGKSPTGYAAAAIYAASLLCNEKKTQREVADVAQVTEVTIRNRYQEQIEAMGIHA from the coding sequence ATGACACGGCCCACCCGGCAACGGGATCACGACCGGCAGCGCGTGCGGGACGAGGACGTGGAGGGATCCGAGACCGACGAGGTGGACGTCGAGGAGGTGGATCCCGCCGAGCTGGACCCCGACGACCTCGACCCGGCGGAGCTGACCCGGACGGCCGACGGCGAACTGATACACGAGGAGACCGGGATCATCATCGAGGAGGAGCAGATCGATCCCGGTCCGGAGTGGCGGGCGTTCAACCACTCCGAGCGGCAGTCGAAGTCCCGCGTCGGCGCGCCGACGACGAAGACGATGCACGACAAGGGGTTGACGACGACGATCGACTGGAAGGACAAGGACGCGTACGGGCGCTCCATCTCCTCGAAGAAGCGCTCGCAGATGCATCGGTTGCGGAAGTGGCAGGAACGGATCCGGACGAAGGACGCGGGCGAGCGGAACCTCCAGTTCGCGCTCTCGGAGATCGACCGGATGGCGAGCGCGCTCGGCGTTCCCCGCTCGGTCCGGGAGGTCGCCTCGGTGATCTACCGCCGCGCGCTCTCCGAGGACCTCATCCGTGGCCGCTCGATCGAGGGCGTCTCCACCGCCGCGCTCTACGCCGCCTGCCGAAAGGAGGGGATCCCCCGATCGCTCGAGGAGATCTCCGACGTCTCGCGGGTCGACCGCAAGGAGATCGGCCGAACGTACCGCTACATCTCCCAGGAGCTCGGCCTGGAGATGCGGCCCGTCGACCCCCAGAAGTACGTCCCGCGGTTCTCCTCCGAGCTCGGCCTCAGCGAGGAGGTCCAGTCGAAGGCCAACGAGATCATCGAGACCACCGCCGAGCAGGGGCTGTTGTCGGGGAAGTCGCCCACCGGCTACGCCGCCGCCGCCATCTACGCCGCCTCGCTGCTCTGTAACGAGAAGAAGACCCAACGCGAGGTCGCCGACGTGGCCCAGGTCACCGAGGTCACCATCCGCAACCGGTACCAGGAGCAGATCGAGGCGATGGGCATCCACGCCTAG
- the rnhA gene encoding ribonuclease HI has protein sequence MPTIDCDPAEARARLEDAGVRIDAGNTDHERWRAEREGAVAVAYDDKVVVQGSDPARLTNLLSAGGGRAHVYFDGASRGNPGPGGIGWCLVTSDGVVAEGGERIGRVTNNQAEYAALIRALEAADEYGFDEIDVRGDSELIVKQVRGEWNANDPELRERRVRARELLDRFDRWSIAHVPREINARADDLANEALDDAN, from the coding sequence ATGCCGACGATCGACTGCGATCCGGCCGAGGCGCGGGCCCGCCTGGAGGACGCCGGCGTCCGGATCGACGCCGGAAACACCGACCACGAGCGGTGGCGCGCCGAGCGGGAGGGGGCGGTCGCCGTCGCCTACGACGATAAGGTGGTCGTCCAGGGGAGCGATCCCGCTCGATTGACTAATCTCCTCTCGGCGGGCGGCGGGCGCGCGCACGTCTACTTCGACGGCGCGTCCAGGGGGAATCCCGGACCGGGCGGGATCGGGTGGTGTCTCGTCACGTCGGACGGCGTCGTCGCCGAGGGCGGAGAGCGGATCGGCCGCGTCACCAACAACCAGGCGGAGTACGCCGCGCTGATCCGCGCGCTGGAGGCGGCCGACGAGTACGGCTTCGACGAGATCGACGTCCGGGGCGACTCCGAGCTGATCGTGAAACAGGTGCGCGGCGAGTGGAACGCGAACGATCCGGAACTACGCGAGCGGCGCGTCCGGGCCCGCGAGCTGTTGGACCGGTTCGACCGGTGGTCGATCGCGCACGTTCCGCGGGAGATAAACGCGCGCGCCGACGATCTGGCGAACGAGGCACTCGATGACGCGAACTGA